ACTCAAATTTTTGAGTTCGTTTTTTACATACTAAAGCAATAAAAAATCAGGTTGCGAAGACCTGATTAGTGAGCTATTGGGAATGAAATTTCAATTAGATTTGCTGTATGCAAGGTTTTTAGTTGGTCTAATTGAACGATTGATTTGTCGATTTTACGTTTGAGGAAAAATTCACGAATGGCTTCAATTTCACTATCTTTAATAGCGCGATATTTGTTTGAAATCAACAGCTCGTAGTGTTTTGGCGCTTGTGTGAAAATAACATCAGTATTTCCTGCAGAGTAGGTCTCGACGAGCTTGGCGTCCGTATTTTGCAACTGATTACGAACTAGCTCAGAATGACTACTTGTTGTGTTGATTAACCTCATAGATCTCCTCCTTTTTGATTTTCTACCTTATTATAACACTATTTTGAGTGAAAAAATAGAATAAGAGATATTAGTGATGATTTTTTTTCCAAGCTTCAACGCCCCATTTGTGGCTACCGCGTTTTAGTTTTTCAATAGCTTTATCAATTGGAAACCAAGATAGGTTGTTGAAGTCTTCCAAAGGAGCATCAATTTCTTCAAAATGTGTCACTTCGTAGATATAAGCGGGATTATAAAAGTATGTATCACGATGGCGAGAGTAAAAATACTCATCTGCCTGTCCATAGTAATAACCTAGCTCAGCCGAAAAGCCCAATTCTTCAATGAGTTCACGTTTTAAAGCTGAAAAATGGTCTTCACCTGCCTCGATTTCTCCGCCAGGAAGAAACCAAGAACCATTAGGTGCTTGAACTAGGATAATCTGGCTTTTATCAGCGTTGGGAATAACGGCATAAACACCATAGCGTGCTTTGTAATCAACAGTTGTAAGTTTTTCACCGAAAGTTGGATTTGTCATGATATTCTCCTATGAAAAATGTGATAGAAATAGTGGAGACCGAAATAATTAATACGAGTGTCTATTGGTGATATTATACTAAAAAAATGAACTTTTTTCTATAAAATTGTCGGAATATTTCGATTTTAATTTTGTGACAATTTATGCATTATAAAAATAGCAGAGAAGTTTGCTAAAATCTGGAATATCATCAAGTCTTGTTTTTTTTGTTGCTGAGAAGTCATTTGAAGTAAAGAGAAAGAGTTTGGAACAACAATAGTTCCAAACTCTTTAGAGTTTCATTATTCTGATTCTGCTGAAACGGTTGTTTCTTCTTTTTCAACCTTTTTATCAGATTTGATGATAATTTTATCATTGCTTGTCATAGCAGCTTTCAAATCTTTTTCGCTTGGATTTTCAAGATAGAAGTCTGTAATGGCATCTTCAATGTGGTCTTGGATAGTACGACGTAATGGACGAGCTCCCATTTTAGGATCGTAGCCAAGTTCAACTAATTTTTCTTTTACCTTATCAGTGACTTCGAGGTGAATATCGTTAGTTGCTAGACGTTTATTGACATCGTCAAGCATAAGGTTAACAATTTGGAAAAGATTGTCCTTGCTAAGAGCCTTAAATTCGATAATACCGTCGAAACGGTTCATGAATTCAGGGCTGAAGTAGTTGCTAAGTTCACCAAGGACAGAATTTGTACGTCCTTCACGAGCAGCACCGAAACCAACTGAAGCTTCTGTTTTACCAGTACCAGCATTAGAAGTCATGATAATAATAGTATCTTTGAAGCTTACTGTACGACCTTGACCGTCAGTCAAACGACCGTCATCAAGAACTTGCAAGAACATATGCATAACATCAGGATGCGCTTTTTCAACTTCGTCAAGAAGGATGAGTGAGTATGGATTACGGCGAACTTTTTCTGTCAATTGACCAGCTTCTTCGTAACCAACGTATCCTGGAGGTGCTCCAACAAGTTTAGCGACCGCATGTTTTTCCATGTATTCAGACATATCGAAACGAATCATGTTGTCAGCTGAGCCGAAAAGTTCAATCGCTAATTGTTTAGAAAGTTCTGTTTTACCAACACCAGTTGGTCCAACAAAGAGGAATGAACCGATTGGACGATTTGGTGTACCGAGACCGACACGGTTACGACGAATGGCTTTGGCAATTTTGTCAACGGCATCATCTTGACCAATGACGTGTGTTTTCAAATCATCAGCGAGATTGATTAATTGTGATTGTTCCTTTTCTTTCAAATCACCAACAGGAATGTTAGTTTTTTCTTCAACGATAGCTTCGATAGTCTTTTCAGTAATAACTGGAATATCGTCTTCGTTGATTGTTTGTTGTTGCATTTCCTTGTATTTAGCGATTTGGTCACGGAAATAAGCTGCGCGTTCATAATCTTCCTCGCGAGTAGCTTGTGTTTTTAGGTTTTCAGCTTCCGCTAAACGCTTGTCGATTTCTTGTGGGTCAACAAAGTTAAGGGTTAAATTCATCTTAGAACCAGCTTCGTCTAGCAAATCAATGGCTTTATCTGGGAGGAAGCGGTCTTGAATGTAACGGTTAGAAAGATTTGCGGCAGCCTCAATTGCATCATCGCTGTATTTGACATGATGATAATCTTCGTATTTCTTTTGAATACCACGAAGAATCGTAATCGTTTCTTCCACGCTTGGTTCATTAACTTTGACAGGTTGCATACGGCGTTCAAGTGCTGGATCTTTTTCAATAATGCGGTATTCATTGAGTGTCGTAGCACCAACTAATTGAAGTTCACCACGAGCAAGTGCTGGTTTTAAAATATTACCAGCGTCCATGTTACCGTCGCCTGCAGAACCAGCACCGACAATTTCGTGAATTTCGTCAATGAAGAGAATAACGTCCTTACGTTCACGGATTTCTTCCATGAGTTTTTGCATACGTTCTTCAAATTGACCACGAATACCTGTTCCTTGTACAAGGCTAACGACATCAAGACGAATAACTTCTTTATTTTGAAGTTTTTGTGGAACGTCACCATCTATGATTTTTTGAGCTAATCCTTCAACAACGGCTGTTTTACCAACCCCAGGTTCACCAATAAGAACAGGATTATTTTTTGTACGACGGTTAAGAATTTCAATCACACGAATGATTTCGGCATCACGCCCAATGACAGGGTCGATGTCACCGCGACGAGCAATATCAGTAACGTTGATACCAAATTCTTCTAGCAAACCTTTTTGTTGTTG
This sequence is a window from Streptococcus macedonicus ACA-DC 198. Protein-coding genes within it:
- a CDS encoding Mutator mutT protein (7,8-dihydro-8-oxoguanine-triphosphatase); amino-acid sequence: MTNPTFGEKLTTVDYKARYGVYAVIPNADKSQIILVQAPNGSWFLPGGEIEAGEDHFSALKRELIEELGFSAELGYYYGQADEYFYSRHRDTYFYNPAYIYEVTHFEEIDAPLEDFNNLSWFPIDKAIEKLKRGSHKWGVEAWKKNHH
- the clpE gene encoding ATP-dependent Clp protease, ATP-binding subunit ClpE yields the protein MLCQNCHLNESTIHLYTNVNGQQKQIDLCQNCYQIMKTDPNNTILSGLRDATASFTQNQSTGMNPFDDFFSNLNNFHAFGGQDFQNTPPTQSGGGNNGGNNNNYRPNGAASQQQQKGLLEEFGINVTDIARRGDIDPVIGRDAEIIRVIEILNRRTKNNPVLIGEPGVGKTAVVEGLAQKIIDGDVPQKLQNKEVIRLDVVSLVQGTGIRGQFEERMQKLMEEIRERKDVILFIDEIHEIVGAGSAGDGNMDAGNILKPALARGELQLVGATTLNEYRIIEKDPALERRMQPVKVNEPSVEETITILRGIQKKYEDYHHVKYSDDAIEAAANLSNRYIQDRFLPDKAIDLLDEAGSKMNLTLNFVDPQEIDKRLAEAENLKTQATREEDYERAAYFRDQIAKYKEMQQQTINEDDIPVITEKTIEAIVEEKTNIPVGDLKEKEQSQLINLADDLKTHVIGQDDAVDKIAKAIRRNRVGLGTPNRPIGSFLFVGPTGVGKTELSKQLAIELFGSADNMIRFDMSEYMEKHAVAKLVGAPPGYVGYEEAGQLTEKVRRNPYSLILLDEVEKAHPDVMHMFLQVLDDGRLTDGQGRTVSFKDTIIIMTSNAGTGKTEASVGFGAAREGRTNSVLGELSNYFSPEFMNRFDGIIEFKALSKDNLFQIVNLMLDDVNKRLATNDIHLEVTDKVKEKLVELGYDPKMGARPLRRTIQDHIEDAITDFYLENPSEKDLKAAMTSNDKIIIKSDKKVEKEETTVSAESE